A region from the Candidatus Cloacimonadota bacterium genome encodes:
- a CDS encoding FAD:protein FMN transferase — MNRKEIVSLIILLAVISYGAYKFITREYTETRSKYILDTIVEISATSKSKNVGNEIEAVFSLITDLGKKLNEYDPHSMISKINDSTEEEFAIDEDIYNLLVLSDSLWHISQGNFDPSIKPVWDLWHFNTENPQVPDSLLIQEELKKVDFSRIRYSKDTLYKPSGMKLTFGGIAKGYILDKAIASMKQRHLYRGFINSRSSMCFYGFKIAPLVYIQHPRNADSSIANFRINDLSVGTSGDYQQFFENNGKRYHHILNAKTGMPVEKIFSVTVIAKNTAFADGLSTALFTMEPGKALDFVSNTEGLNCVIYYEQDDTIVSLKSEDIRDLEFSEKI; from the coding sequence ATGAACAGAAAAGAGATAGTATCACTAATAATCCTTTTAGCAGTAATCTCATACGGAGCATACAAGTTTATCACTCGAGAATATACAGAAACACGCAGCAAGTACATTCTGGATACGATTGTAGAGATATCTGCCACCTCAAAATCCAAGAATGTGGGCAATGAAATTGAAGCAGTATTCTCTCTAATCACGGATTTGGGAAAGAAGTTAAACGAATACGACCCCCATAGCATGATATCAAAAATCAATGACAGCACCGAAGAAGAGTTTGCCATAGATGAAGACATATACAATCTCCTGGTTTTATCAGACAGTTTATGGCACATTAGCCAGGGCAACTTCGATCCCAGCATTAAACCTGTGTGGGACCTTTGGCACTTTAACACGGAAAACCCACAAGTTCCGGATTCTCTGTTGATCCAGGAAGAGTTAAAGAAAGTTGACTTTTCCCGGATAAGGTATAGTAAAGATACTCTCTACAAACCTTCTGGTATGAAGCTCACTTTCGGAGGGATTGCGAAAGGATACATCCTGGACAAAGCCATAGCGAGCATGAAGCAGCGCCATCTCTACCGTGGTTTCATCAATAGCCGCAGTTCCATGTGCTTTTATGGCTTCAAGATTGCACCTCTGGTTTACATTCAGCATCCTCGTAATGCAGATAGCAGCATTGCCAACTTTCGCATCAATGATCTCAGCGTAGGTACCAGCGGAGATTATCAACAATTCTTCGAGAATAACGGTAAACGCTATCACCATATCCTGAATGCCAAGACCGGAATGCCCGTGGAGAAGATTTTTTCAGTAACCGTTATCGCTAAAAACACAGCTTTTGCCGATGGTCTATCCACAGCCTTGTTTACGATGGAACCGGGCAAAGCCCTTGACTTTGTTAGCAATACAGAAGGCTTAAACTGCGTCATTTATTACGAACAGGACGATACAATAGTCTCGCTAAAGAGTGAAGACATACGCGACCTGGAATTCAGCGAAAAGATATGA